The following proteins are co-located in the Sulfurospirillum deleyianum DSM 6946 genome:
- a CDS encoding NAD(P)/FAD-dependent oxidoreductase: MKNDKIIEEILRDLEKQESGLSRREAMKLLALSPMVAGIVGSSATATSAKAASNAIGKIVIVGGGLAGVATAAKLTHNLSNPDITIIEPNPTSVSYQPGQTLIAAGVWQKSDITYETEKFIPKGVKWIQDWVVEFNPDANKVILKNGTEVSYDYLIVATGLMLNFGAIKGLEGEITSSGENSIVKKKIGKEGVYSIYFADGAVDTYKGIQELIAKAKAHKGSEKLQAIFTDPDTAIKCGGAPKKIMYIAHDLLSKAGVRDKVELTFCPSGDKMFGVPEYHEAILKQFQVRDFKWEYKTNLVAIDTDKKIATFEKKWLEKGEYDEDLEEYTMVVKSQNVEKKYDFIHITPPQKASDIVGKSPLGSSKGWMPVVKETLQHVTYKNVFGIGDIAALPMGKTGGSARKQYGVVVDNLIAVMEKKEKLPAAYDGYTVCPLVTSIGTIMMAEFNWTAKPTPSFPLDPTQERWIWWLVKVYALKPMTIYGMLSGRA, translated from the coding sequence ATGAAAAACGACAAAATCATAGAAGAGATACTTCGTGATCTTGAAAAACAGGAGAGTGGCCTTTCTCGCCGTGAAGCGATGAAACTTCTAGCCCTCTCTCCAATGGTAGCTGGTATTGTAGGAAGCAGTGCAACTGCAACTTCTGCAAAGGCAGCTTCAAATGCAATAGGAAAAATCGTCATTGTTGGTGGAGGACTCGCAGGTGTTGCAACCGCCGCTAAGCTTACGCACAACCTTTCAAATCCAGACATTACGATTATTGAACCTAACCCAACATCTGTTTCATACCAGCCAGGACAAACCCTCATTGCAGCCGGTGTTTGGCAAAAGAGTGATATCACCTATGAAACTGAAAAATTCATTCCTAAAGGGGTCAAGTGGATTCAAGACTGGGTGGTAGAATTTAATCCTGACGCCAATAAAGTGATTTTGAAAAATGGTACAGAAGTCAGTTATGACTATTTGATTGTAGCCACAGGTTTAATGCTCAACTTTGGCGCGATTAAAGGGCTTGAAGGTGAGATAACCTCTTCGGGGGAGAATAGCATTGTTAAAAAGAAAATAGGTAAAGAGGGAGTTTACTCTATCTATTTTGCAGACGGTGCCGTTGATACCTACAAAGGCATTCAAGAGTTAATTGCTAAGGCTAAGGCACACAAAGGCAGTGAAAAACTACAAGCGATTTTTACAGACCCAGACACTGCGATTAAGTGTGGTGGTGCGCCTAAAAAAATCATGTATATCGCCCATGATTTATTGAGTAAAGCGGGTGTGAGAGATAAAGTGGAGTTGACCTTCTGCCCTTCAGGTGATAAAATGTTTGGTGTACCTGAGTACCATGAAGCTATTTTAAAACAGTTCCAGGTTAGAGACTTTAAATGGGAATACAAAACCAATCTTGTGGCAATCGACACGGATAAAAAAATAGCAACGTTTGAGAAAAAATGGCTTGAAAAAGGCGAATACGACGAAGATTTAGAAGAATACACCATGGTGGTTAAAAGCCAAAATGTTGAGAAAAAATATGACTTTATTCATATCACGCCACCGCAAAAAGCCTCTGACATTGTTGGCAAATCGCCTCTTGGTTCTAGCAAAGGGTGGATGCCTGTGGTGAAAGAGACCTTGCAACATGTCACCTATAAAAATGTCTTTGGAATTGGGGATATTGCAGCGCTTCCTATGGGAAAAACAGGTGGAAGTGCGAGAAAACAGTATGGCGTTGTCGTAGATAATCTCATCGCCGTGATGGAGAAAAAAGAGAAATTACCTGCTGCCTATGATGGTTATACGGTGTGTCCATTGGTTACAAGTATAGGCACTATTATGATGGCAGAGTTTAACTGGACGGCGAAACCAACGCCTTCGTTTCCACTTGATCCAACACAAGAACGATGGATATGGTGGTTAGTGAAAGTTTATGCCTTAAAACCAATGACAATTTACGGCATGCTCTCAGGTCGTGCTTAA
- a CDS encoding phosphatase, with protein MIACDLGSNTLRIVEIECQKRVKVRTYEKIVRTAKELHATMRIGEEAQRAIFSALEEASSLFDFKHEPSVCVTTQAMRVALNSQEILEEIKRRFGLNFEIISGEQEAYFTSLAIEHALQREGFAAHTYALFDLGGGSTELIFCKNGEKTTKSFPFGIISVAEQYRTDIEQNVTRIVESIEDFLPKEGGIEENYLQLVTTAGTPTTVAAFLEGLDYAHYDASKVNGKVLYVKDFDQAYTKLIALNHEDAERYTGTNRRDLIVVGILIVKAIMRKLGFDRCVVIDDGLREGVALAHCQGKVRIF; from the coding sequence ATGATTGCGTGCGATTTAGGCTCCAATACGTTACGTATTGTTGAAATAGAGTGTCAAAAGCGTGTAAAAGTTAGAACGTACGAGAAGATTGTGCGTACGGCTAAAGAGTTACATGCGACCATGCGTATTGGTGAAGAGGCGCAAAGAGCTATTTTTTCAGCGCTCGAAGAGGCTTCTTCTCTTTTTGATTTCAAGCATGAACCTTCTGTTTGTGTGACCACCCAAGCCATGCGTGTTGCTTTGAATTCACAAGAAATTTTAGAAGAGATAAAACGTCGTTTTGGGCTTAATTTTGAGATTATTTCAGGCGAACAAGAGGCGTATTTTACCTCTTTAGCGATTGAGCATGCGCTCCAAAGAGAAGGATTTGCTGCGCATACGTATGCTTTATTTGATTTAGGCGGTGGTTCTACTGAACTTATTTTTTGTAAAAATGGCGAAAAAACTACAAAAAGTTTCCCTTTTGGCATTATCAGTGTAGCCGAACAGTATCGAACAGATATTGAACAAAATGTAACACGTATTGTAGAGTCCATTGAGGATTTTCTTCCTAAAGAGGGTGGAATTGAAGAGAATTATTTACAATTAGTAACAACTGCTGGAACACCTACGACCGTTGCTGCTTTTTTAGAGGGGCTTGATTATGCGCATTATGACGCATCGAAAGTCAATGGAAAAGTATTATATGTAAAAGATTTTGATCAAGCGTATACAAAGCTTATTGCGTTAAATCATGAAGATGCAGAACGTTACACAGGTACTAATCGCAGGGATTTGATCGTTGTGGGAATTTTAATTGTCAAAGCGATTATGCGGAAATTGGGTTTTGATCGTTGTGTGGTTATTGATGATGGTCTGCGTGAAGGTGTTGCACTGGCTCATTGTCAAGGTAAGGTTAGAATCTTTTAA
- a CDS encoding pyridoxine 5'-phosphate synthase: protein MLLGINIDHIAVLREARKVNDPDPLDAISLVKRSGADQITIHLREDRRHINDDDASKIIQNAQLPVNLECSINEEIIEKVLELRPHRATLVPEKREEVTTEGGLDVYKNQTRITDIAKRLAKEHIELSLFIDPTSAMIEASQQTGAQWVELHTGLYANIYAMLYSNLSRSAHSIKALELDRESLHVKLIEATHELEMAAKYAHQLGLKVAAGHGLNYHNVKRIVQIKEICELNIGQSIIARSVFVGFESAIKEMLGLLR, encoded by the coding sequence ATGCTTTTAGGTATAAATATTGATCATATTGCGGTGCTTAGAGAAGCGAGAAAAGTCAACGACCCTGATCCTTTGGATGCCATCTCTTTAGTGAAACGTTCAGGAGCGGATCAAATTACCATTCATCTAAGAGAAGACCGCCGTCACATCAATGATGATGATGCTTCTAAAATCATTCAAAACGCACAACTTCCTGTTAATTTAGAGTGTTCTATTAATGAAGAGATTATTGAAAAAGTTTTAGAACTTCGTCCACACCGTGCAACATTAGTTCCTGAAAAACGTGAAGAAGTGACAACGGAGGGAGGGCTAGATGTGTATAAAAACCAAACACGTATCACAGATATCGCCAAACGTTTAGCCAAAGAGCATATTGAACTTTCACTCTTTATTGACCCAACAAGCGCTATGATAGAAGCATCTCAACAAACAGGCGCTCAATGGGTAGAACTGCATACGGGTCTTTATGCCAACATTTACGCCATGCTCTACTCTAACCTCTCTCGCTCAGCACATAGCATTAAAGCCTTAGAATTAGACAGAGAATCCTTACATGTAAAGCTAATTGAAGCCACGCATGAACTTGAAATGGCAGCTAAATATGCTCATCAATTAGGGCTTAAAGTAGCAGCAGGGCATGGATTAAACTACCACAATGTCAAACGTATTGTACAAATTAAAGAAATTTGCGAACTGAACATTGGACAGAGCATCATCGCACGCTCTGTTTTTGTTGGGTTTGAAAGCGCTATCAAAGAGATGTTAGGATTGTTACGATGA
- a CDS encoding c-type cytochrome — translation MKKINVALSLMVALVVLSGCDSKPKEEVKSYKYTTDVVYKETCLHCHGTKGEGVAEKKSPAINKLTV, via the coding sequence ATGAAAAAAATCAATGTAGCATTATCGCTGATGGTTGCCCTTGTCGTGTTAAGTGGTTGTGATTCGAAGCCAAAAGAAGAAGTAAAATCGTATAAATATACCACGGATGTTGTCTATAAAGAGACATGTCTGCATTGCCACGGTACAAAAGGTGAAGGTGTAGCGGAGAAAAAAAGCCCTGCTATCAACAAACTGACTGTTTGA
- a CDS encoding acetolactate synthase large subunit: MELSGSQMVIEALRKENVSVVFGYPGGAIMNVYDEVYKQNHFKHILTRHEQAAIHAADGYARASGEVGVAFVTSGPGFTNAVTGLATAYMDSIPMVVISGQVPISMIGTDAFQEIDAVGISRPCVKHNYLVKHVKDLPRILKEAFYIARSGRPGPVHVDIPKDVTAQMGHFAYPTDIKMQTYKPTYKGNPRQIKKAIEAIVASKRPVLYIGGGAIHSDAASEIRELAALCGIPAVETLMARGVMGHDNPLLLGMLGMHGCYSANMAMSEADLMIAFGARFDDRVTGKLSEFAKHAKIIHVDIDPSSIGKIVPIDYPIVGDLKNVIEAMMPLAKEHVKEEKYKPWRDLLNRYNEIHPLKYEDSNEVIKPQWAIERVGEILGDKAVICTDVGQHQMWTAQFYPFSYPRQWLTSGGLGTMGYGLPAALGAKVAMPDKAVVNFTGDGSILMNIQELMTAVESRIPVINVILNNQFLGMVRQWQTFFYDKRYSSTDLTMQPDFVKLVESFGGRGFRVKTKEEFDKAFEEAVASNVVCMIDVNVDRFENVLPMVPAGGTLYNMMLEYKE, from the coding sequence ATGGAGTTAAGCGGTTCCCAAATGGTCATTGAAGCACTACGGAAGGAGAACGTCAGCGTCGTCTTTGGCTATCCTGGTGGTGCGATTATGAATGTTTATGATGAAGTGTATAAACAAAACCATTTTAAACATATTTTAACAAGGCACGAACAAGCAGCGATTCACGCAGCCGATGGTTATGCAAGAGCCAGTGGGGAAGTAGGGGTTGCCTTTGTGACCAGTGGTCCTGGTTTCACCAACGCTGTAACAGGGTTAGCAACAGCCTATATGGATTCGATTCCTATGGTGGTGATTAGCGGGCAGGTTCCTATTAGTATGATTGGAACAGATGCGTTTCAAGAGATTGATGCAGTGGGTATTAGCCGTCCGTGTGTTAAACACAACTATTTGGTGAAGCATGTTAAAGATTTGCCACGTATTTTAAAAGAGGCATTTTATATCGCAAGAAGTGGCAGACCGGGTCCTGTACATGTGGATATTCCTAAAGATGTTACAGCTCAAATGGGACATTTTGCTTATCCAACTGATATTAAAATGCAAACGTATAAGCCAACCTACAAAGGCAATCCTCGCCAAATTAAAAAGGCTATTGAGGCGATTGTTGCGTCAAAACGTCCTGTTTTATATATTGGTGGTGGAGCGATTCATTCAGACGCAGCATCTGAAATTAGAGAATTAGCGGCTTTGTGTGGTATTCCTGCGGTTGAAACTTTAATGGCACGTGGTGTTATGGGTCATGATAATCCACTGCTTCTTGGTATGCTTGGAATGCATGGCTGTTATAGTGCGAATATGGCGATGAGTGAAGCTGATTTGATGATTGCATTTGGTGCTCGTTTTGATGATAGGGTTACAGGAAAACTCAGCGAATTTGCAAAACATGCCAAAATTATTCATGTCGATATTGACCCTAGTAGCATCGGTAAAATTGTTCCGATTGATTATCCGATTGTTGGGGATTTGAAAAATGTTATTGAGGCGATGATGCCTTTAGCCAAAGAGCATGTTAAAGAGGAAAAGTATAAACCATGGCGAGATCTGTTAAATCGCTACAATGAAATTCATCCTTTAAAATACGAAGATTCTAACGAGGTCATTAAACCGCAATGGGCGATTGAGCGTGTAGGAGAGATTTTAGGTGACAAAGCAGTTATCTGTACGGATGTGGGACAACACCAAATGTGGACGGCACAGTTTTATCCCTTCTCTTACCCTAGACAATGGCTTACCAGTGGAGGTTTAGGTACGATGGGGTATGGACTTCCAGCTGCTTTGGGTGCCAAAGTGGCAATGCCTGATAAAGCGGTTGTCAATTTTACAGGGGATGGTTCGATTTTGATGAACATTCAAGAGCTGATGACAGCCGTTGAGAGTCGTATACCTGTCATCAATGTCATTTTAAATAATCAATTTTTAGGAATGGTTCGCCAATGGCAAACTTTCTTTTATGACAAACGTTACTCTTCTACCGACTTAACCATGCAACCTGATTTTGTAAAATTGGTGGAGAGTTTTGGAGGACGTGGGTTTAGGGTTAAAACCAAAGAAGAGTTTGACAAAGCCTTTGAAGAGGCCGTTGCTTCAAATGTTGTCTGTATGATTGATGTGAATGTTGATCGCTTTGAAAATGTTTTACCAATGGTTCCAGCGGGTGGAACTTTGTATAACATGATGCTTGAGTACAAGGAGTAA
- a CDS encoding cytochrome b/b6 domain-containing protein gives MFFKSHRAQKTSSSSMNHTPPQTYVFVWPLCTRIIHWIIALSFFFSFITSFFYPLFKWHVAFGFIFGIVLLFRIIWGFIGPSYAKFKTFKLSFEALKFYFVEKIQNRWRKIYAGHNAASSWFTLIVLTLGSFIVLSGFMLQGVQEASGLFAFLNPSYFSHAFTLSFFHQAFSYLLLSCAIVHILGVLIEQFYHKTEMVFAMITGYKKAEGKTTHISMRLQFFAYGIIFLCLAILLHVKINPTTILTQSHFENRDFKAEHLAYERCEKCHKTYPPFMLPKDSWVRLMGGLENHFGEKITEHNITKADQKSIEAYLVANSAEHSSHKLAFNTLHSLGELRPLSMRKVPYWREIHKNIPMPTDVKNGSNCFACHTNFEYGILDKAHIKLH, from the coding sequence ATGTTTTTTAAATCTCATAGAGCGCAAAAAACATCCTCCTCTTCCATGAATCATACACCGCCTCAAACGTATGTTTTTGTATGGCCTTTGTGTACGCGCATTATCCATTGGATTATTGCGCTCTCTTTTTTCTTCTCGTTTATCACATCCTTTTTTTATCCTCTTTTTAAATGGCATGTTGCCTTTGGATTTATCTTTGGGATTGTTTTGCTTTTTAGAATTATTTGGGGATTTATCGGACCTTCGTATGCTAAATTTAAAACTTTTAAACTCAGTTTTGAGGCTTTAAAATTCTATTTTGTTGAAAAAATTCAAAACCGATGGCGTAAAATCTATGCAGGACACAATGCCGCATCAAGCTGGTTTACGCTGATTGTCTTAACGCTTGGAAGCTTCATTGTTTTGAGCGGATTTATGTTGCAAGGAGTGCAAGAAGCCAGCGGTCTTTTTGCCTTTTTAAATCCTTCTTATTTTTCACACGCTTTCACGCTTTCCTTTTTTCATCAAGCCTTTTCCTACCTGCTTCTTTCCTGTGCCATCGTACATATTTTGGGTGTTTTGATTGAACAGTTTTACCACAAAACAGAGATGGTTTTTGCCATGATTACGGGATATAAAAAAGCAGAAGGCAAAACAACGCACATCTCAATGCGTTTACAATTTTTTGCCTATGGCATTATCTTTTTATGCCTTGCAATCCTTTTACATGTAAAGATAAATCCAACGACAATACTCACACAAAGCCATTTTGAAAATCGTGATTTTAAAGCAGAACATTTAGCCTATGAGCGCTGTGAAAAATGTCATAAAACCTACCCTCCTTTTATGTTACCCAAAGATTCATGGGTGAGGCTTATGGGAGGTTTAGAGAACCATTTTGGAGAAAAAATCACAGAACATAACATCACTAAAGCAGACCAAAAAAGCATTGAAGCCTATCTTGTTGCCAACAGTGCAGAACACTCTAGCCATAAACTTGCCTTCAACACCCTACACTCTTTAGGTGAACTTCGTCCCCTTTCTATGCGAAAAGTCCCGTACTGGAGAGAGATTCACAAAAATATTCCCATGCCAACAGACGTTAAAAATGGTTCTAACTGCTTTGCTTGTCATACCAACTTTGAGTATGGCATTTTAGATAAAGCGCATATCAAGCTCCATTAG